A stretch of Pelagicoccus enzymogenes DNA encodes these proteins:
- a CDS encoding class I SAM-dependent methyltransferase: MAESRSEKASNDTALRFYRDVLGLERLHYGIWNDDDELTFEALKEAQERYENFLLDSIPEGSTRILDVGCGTGEMCVNLQKRGYEVEGLSPDRNQKRYFAEKLKVPFHHYRFEEFEPEAGKYDCIIMSESCQYIPVDRVFENAALALKPGGHLMVCDYFVVDHDAGILSKSGHCRETFLKTAEEKGYQIVEQRDITREAAKTLDMGKLIADRILMAADMFTERFREKHSVCFKFVKWLGRKKIKKMEDQLPLLDSKRFSEVKRYEFYLFEKA; the protein is encoded by the coding sequence ATGGCAGAATCCCGGTCCGAAAAGGCGAGTAACGATACCGCCTTGAGGTTTTATCGCGATGTGCTCGGTCTCGAGCGTCTTCACTACGGAATATGGAACGACGACGACGAGTTGACGTTCGAAGCCTTGAAAGAGGCGCAGGAACGCTACGAGAACTTTTTACTCGATAGCATTCCGGAGGGAAGCACCAGGATTCTCGATGTCGGCTGTGGTACGGGCGAGATGTGCGTCAACTTGCAAAAGCGGGGCTACGAGGTGGAAGGCCTGTCTCCCGACCGCAACCAGAAGCGCTATTTTGCCGAGAAGCTGAAGGTTCCCTTCCATCACTACCGCTTCGAGGAGTTCGAGCCCGAGGCAGGCAAGTACGACTGCATCATCATGAGCGAGTCTTGCCAGTACATCCCGGTAGACCGTGTGTTCGAGAATGCGGCCTTGGCCCTCAAGCCGGGCGGGCACCTGATGGTCTGCGATTATTTCGTGGTGGATCACGATGCGGGGATCCTTTCCAAGAGTGGACACTGCAGGGAGACCTTTTTGAAGACAGCTGAAGAGAAGGGCTACCAGATCGTGGAGCAACGCGATATCACTCGCGAAGCGGCCAAAACCTTGGACATGGGAAAGCTCATCGCAGATCGTATCCTGATGGCAGCCGACATGTTCACGGAGCGGTTCCGCGAAAAGCACAGCGTTTGCTTCAAGTTCGTGAAATGGCTGGGGCGCAAGAAAATCAAGAAGATGGAGGATCAGCTTCCCTTGCTCGACTCGAAGCGCTTCAGCGAAGTGAAGCGATATGAGTTTTACCTTTTCGAAAAGGCGTAG
- a CDS encoding 3-deoxy-D-arabino-heptulosonate 7-phosphate synthase, producing MIIPKAPKLTDAQLKEILSIVQDFDCSIQVIDGAGQSVYAIVGDERHELMINRLEGLVYVDRVDKIQSPHKLLDIRSGLNNHRVVFGGVELGKQLLLIGGHCTVDPKQPNKFYETADALKEAGVQALRGGVWKPRTNPYSYQGDAKALEILMEASRRTGLPVNAEVMDEEQLDLALDAGVHMLQVGTRNALNYSLLRQIGKKIAGRDTVVLLKRGRHLGPVNEFISAAEYIVTFGNPNVILCPRGTLPGLEGYRNHPDESITPLLKERTWAPVVVDPSHSVGKSTYVEACSMAAVAYGADGLCIESNIDPMGGLGDDPKQAITPEAFARLAKKCRAIWDLRRG from the coding sequence ATGATTATCCCTAAAGCGCCCAAGCTCACCGATGCTCAACTGAAGGAAATTCTCTCTATTGTGCAGGATTTCGATTGCTCGATTCAAGTGATCGACGGGGCAGGGCAAAGCGTGTATGCGATAGTTGGAGACGAGCGACACGAGCTGATGATCAATCGGCTGGAGGGGCTCGTTTACGTCGATCGCGTCGATAAGATCCAGTCTCCCCACAAGCTTCTGGATATCCGCTCGGGATTGAACAACCATCGGGTAGTCTTTGGAGGAGTCGAGCTTGGCAAGCAGTTGCTGCTGATAGGCGGACACTGTACGGTGGATCCGAAGCAGCCGAACAAGTTTTACGAGACTGCGGATGCCTTGAAGGAAGCCGGCGTGCAGGCCCTCAGGGGAGGCGTTTGGAAGCCGCGCACCAATCCGTACTCGTATCAAGGGGACGCCAAAGCCTTGGAAATCCTGATGGAGGCTTCACGCCGCACCGGCTTGCCGGTGAACGCGGAGGTGATGGACGAGGAGCAGTTGGACCTCGCACTGGATGCCGGCGTGCACATGTTGCAAGTGGGAACCCGCAATGCCTTGAACTATTCCTTGTTGAGGCAAATAGGCAAAAAGATCGCGGGTCGCGACACGGTGGTTCTCCTGAAGCGAGGTCGCCATCTGGGACCGGTCAACGAATTCATTTCGGCTGCCGAGTACATCGTGACGTTCGGGAACCCTAACGTGATCCTGTGTCCCCGCGGCACTTTGCCCGGACTCGAAGGCTATCGAAACCATCCCGACGAGAGCATCACCCCCTTGCTCAAGGAAAGGACTTGGGCTCCAGTGGTGGTGGATCCGTCTCACTCCGTTGGCAAGTCGACCTACGTGGAGGCCTGCAGCATGGCGGCAGTTGCCTATGGGGCGGACGGGCTCTGTATCGAGTCGAACATCGACCCCATGGGCGGACTCGGAGACGATCCCAAGCAAGCGATAACGCCTGAAGCCTTTGCCCGTCTGGCCAAGAAATGCCGAGCGATTTGGGATTTGAGGAGAGGGTGA
- the ahpF gene encoding alkyl hydroperoxide reductase subunit F produces MKLTPQIIDTLKAYSEKLTRSVQIKLFDGKHSKRPELVDMLKQVDSVSDKIEFIYSETGFNVREGLTFEIQADHKPTGIRFSGIPGGHEFNSFVLAFLQAGGIPVKLDDSIIRQVAAIDTELSFEVIVSLDCHNCPDVVQTLNQFSIINPLISCEMIDGATHKKFAEERNVQGVPTVFLNRKPFSSGQINAAEILEKLKKIVTVAPVRAVADHTLYDVAVVGGGPAAAAAAIYTARKGLKVLMLAEKIGGQVADTMGIENLIGITKTTGPELTKNLRAHVEAYPVKIREEVRVDGLNKRDDGDWQLSLSSKETIKSRSVILATGAKWRELGVPGEKENVGKGVAYCPHCDGPFFKGKDVVVVGGGNSGVEAALDLAGIVKSVTVVEFLDTLKADQVLVDQLHGTANATIITGTATESIESDGKKVTSMILKDRASGETREYPTDGVFVQIGLAPNSAFAKEVVATNKYGEIEINTRCETNQSGIFAAGDVTTVPYKQIVVSMGEGAKAGLSAFEYLLKQAKTGK; encoded by the coding sequence ATGAAGCTCACTCCGCAAATCATCGACACCCTTAAAGCCTACTCCGAGAAGCTCACCCGCTCGGTGCAGATCAAGCTCTTCGACGGCAAACACTCCAAGCGCCCCGAGCTCGTGGATATGCTCAAGCAAGTCGATTCCGTCTCGGACAAAATCGAGTTCATCTACAGCGAAACCGGATTCAACGTGCGCGAAGGCCTCACCTTCGAAATCCAGGCGGACCACAAGCCGACCGGCATCCGCTTCTCCGGCATCCCCGGCGGACACGAGTTCAACTCCTTCGTGCTCGCCTTCCTGCAAGCCGGCGGCATCCCCGTGAAGCTCGACGACAGCATCATCCGCCAAGTCGCAGCCATCGACACCGAGCTCAGCTTCGAAGTCATCGTTTCACTCGACTGCCACAACTGCCCCGACGTCGTCCAGACGCTCAACCAGTTCTCCATTATCAATCCGCTCATTTCTTGCGAGATGATCGACGGCGCCACCCACAAGAAATTCGCCGAAGAGCGAAACGTACAAGGCGTGCCCACCGTTTTCCTCAACCGAAAGCCCTTTTCGAGCGGACAGATCAACGCAGCAGAAATCTTGGAAAAGCTGAAGAAGATCGTCACCGTCGCTCCCGTGAGGGCAGTCGCCGACCACACGCTCTACGACGTCGCCGTGGTGGGAGGCGGTCCTGCGGCCGCCGCAGCTGCCATCTACACTGCCCGCAAAGGACTGAAGGTGCTCATGCTGGCCGAGAAGATCGGCGGACAAGTGGCCGATACCATGGGAATTGAGAATCTGATCGGCATCACCAAAACGACCGGTCCCGAGTTGACCAAGAACTTGCGCGCCCACGTTGAGGCCTACCCTGTCAAGATTCGCGAGGAAGTCCGCGTCGACGGCCTCAACAAACGAGACGACGGCGACTGGCAGCTCAGCCTAAGCAGCAAGGAGACGATCAAAAGCCGCTCCGTGATCCTCGCCACCGGGGCCAAATGGCGAGAGCTCGGCGTGCCTGGCGAAAAGGAAAACGTAGGCAAAGGCGTCGCCTACTGCCCTCACTGCGATGGGCCCTTTTTCAAGGGCAAAGACGTGGTGGTAGTGGGAGGCGGCAATTCCGGAGTCGAGGCGGCGCTCGACCTCGCCGGGATCGTCAAGTCCGTCACCGTCGTAGAATTTTTGGATACCCTGAAAGCGGACCAAGTATTGGTCGACCAACTACACGGTACCGCGAATGCCACCATCATTACCGGAACTGCTACAGAAAGCATCGAATCCGACGGCAAGAAGGTGACGTCCATGATCTTGAAGGACCGAGCCAGCGGAGAAACGCGCGAATACCCAACCGACGGGGTCTTCGTACAGATCGGCCTCGCTCCCAACAGCGCCTTCGCGAAAGAGGTGGTCGCAACCAACAAGTACGGCGAGATCGAAATCAACACGCGTTGCGAAACGAACCAAAGCGGCATCTTCGCAGCTGGAGACGTCACCACCGTTCCCTACAAGCAGATCGTTGTCTCGATGGGCGAAGGCGCCAAAGCCGGCCTGTCCGCCTTCGAATACCTGCTCAAGCAGGCCAAAACCGGGAAATAG
- the ahpC gene encoding alkyl hydroperoxide reductase subunit C produces the protein MAKINSTIPEFKAQAFHNGEFVTVSSDDVKGKWAVFCFYPADFTFVCPTELGDLADHYEELQAAGVEVYSVSTDTHFVHKAWHDASETINKIKFPMIGDPTGAITRGFDVMIEEEGLALRGTFVVNPEGQIKVAEVHDLGIGRSAKDLVRKVKAAQYVANNDGQVCPAKWEPGEETLTPSLDLVGKI, from the coding sequence ATGGCAAAGATCAACAGCACCATTCCTGAATTCAAAGCTCAAGCTTTCCACAACGGAGAGTTCGTAACCGTTTCTTCCGACGACGTGAAGGGCAAGTGGGCAGTCTTCTGCTTCTACCCAGCGGATTTCACCTTCGTTTGCCCAACGGAACTCGGCGACCTAGCTGACCACTACGAAGAGCTGCAAGCTGCTGGCGTTGAAGTGTATTCGGTTTCTACCGACACTCACTTCGTGCACAAGGCATGGCACGACGCCTCCGAAACCATCAACAAGATCAAGTTCCCGATGATCGGCGACCCGACCGGCGCCATCACCCGTGGATTCGACGTCATGATCGAAGAAGAAGGCCTCGCGTTGCGCGGCACGTTCGTTGTGAATCCAGAGGGTCAAATCAAGGTTGCTGAAGTGCACGACCTCGGAATCGGCCGCTCTGCCAAGGATCTCGTCCGCAAGGTCAAAGCTGCTCAGTACGTCGCTAACAACGACGGCCAGGTTTGCCCGGCAAAGTGGGAGCCAGGCGAAGAAACCCTCACGCCAAGCTTGGACCTCGTCGGCAAGATCTAA
- a CDS encoding LysR family transcriptional regulator, whose amino-acid sequence MELQQLRYFSSVAKHRNFTRAAEECRVSQPALSIQIKKLETELGGPLFHRQGRTIVLTNVGKQLEGKAESLLRLHQSTLDEMRDAVVSGGEAHFGATLTIAPYLIPYVVSHANQADIPPFTMQENFTEGLLGSILDGSLDFALMSTPVEEPRLLVKVIAREPFVLVVPKGHALAKKRRVLAADVRREPFLPLSQIHCAGRQINEFIQDTDTRPKASFESAQIDTILKLVNSGQGVSLLPKMSVLGSLSEGLCYREISDAKIGRDISMVHHPDRYLSDSVRQLMKLLEKCINGFVKER is encoded by the coding sequence ATGGAATTGCAGCAGTTGAGGTACTTCAGTTCAGTGGCCAAGCATCGGAATTTTACCCGCGCTGCGGAGGAGTGCCGGGTATCCCAACCGGCCTTGAGTATCCAGATCAAGAAGCTGGAAACGGAGCTGGGCGGGCCCTTGTTTCACCGCCAAGGTAGGACCATCGTCCTGACCAACGTAGGCAAGCAGCTCGAGGGCAAGGCGGAGTCGTTGCTGCGCTTGCACCAGAGTACCTTGGACGAGATGAGGGATGCTGTCGTATCGGGAGGAGAGGCTCATTTCGGCGCGACTTTGACGATCGCTCCCTACTTGATTCCCTACGTGGTGAGCCATGCGAATCAGGCGGACATACCGCCTTTCACCATGCAGGAAAATTTTACGGAGGGTTTGCTGGGCAGCATTCTCGATGGGAGCTTGGACTTTGCCTTGATGTCGACCCCGGTGGAGGAGCCGCGGCTCCTTGTCAAGGTGATCGCTCGCGAGCCTTTCGTCTTGGTTGTGCCCAAGGGTCATGCCTTGGCCAAGAAGCGTCGCGTGCTAGCGGCGGACGTGCGCCGGGAGCCGTTTTTGCCCTTGAGCCAGATTCATTGCGCGGGTCGCCAGATCAACGAATTTATCCAAGATACGGATACGCGTCCGAAGGCCTCCTTCGAAAGCGCTCAAATCGACACGATCCTCAAGCTCGTGAACAGCGGGCAAGGCGTTTCCCTGCTGCCGAAGATGTCGGTGCTGGGCTCATTGTCGGAGGGATTGTGCTATCGGGAGATTTCGGATGCCAAGATCGGGCGAGACATCTCCATGGTGCATCACCCGGACCGTTACCTCAGCGACTCCGTTCGCCAGCTTATGAAATTGCTGGAGAAGTGTATCAACGGCTTCGTCAAGGAGCGTTGA
- a CDS encoding RluA family pseudouridine synthase: MADWGNAGLDRGGDRHQISAIEKKADNSKPEGQPDRFISQDLHGARLDKTVKQHFQLPWGKARAWIDTGKVFIDGNCVADQSFPVTAGTRIELRMSQPKQRAEPKLDPRLVVHYDEDLIVLNKPSGMMTVPHPESPEEETLDRLALDFLRAKDPKAASNRASLGVVHRIDKDTSGLVVFARTHVALKALSEQFRSHSIERRYLAIVHGRPKAQTIETRIARDAGDGLRGSVAEGAKNKKGDELGRRAVTHLHLVQSVGDASLVACRIDTGRTHQIRIHLSEIGHPIVGEKVYVRGFEGALISARRTMLHAERLGFIHPRSGEQVVWVEPPTPDFLKLLGALSLKLS, encoded by the coding sequence TTGGCGGATTGGGGTAACGCTGGGCTCGACAGAGGGGGAGACCGGCACCAGATTTCCGCCATCGAAAAGAAAGCAGACAATTCCAAGCCGGAGGGGCAGCCGGACCGTTTCATTTCCCAGGATCTCCATGGGGCTCGTTTGGACAAGACGGTGAAGCAGCACTTCCAGTTGCCTTGGGGGAAGGCGAGGGCTTGGATCGATACGGGCAAGGTGTTTATCGACGGGAATTGCGTTGCTGACCAATCCTTTCCGGTAACGGCAGGAACGCGTATCGAGCTCCGCATGAGCCAGCCTAAGCAAAGGGCGGAACCCAAGCTCGATCCGCGTCTTGTCGTGCATTACGACGAGGATCTCATTGTTTTGAACAAGCCTTCTGGGATGATGACTGTACCGCATCCGGAAAGCCCGGAAGAGGAAACGCTGGACCGGTTGGCCTTGGACTTTTTGCGCGCCAAGGATCCGAAGGCGGCCAGCAATCGGGCCAGTCTTGGGGTCGTGCATCGTATCGACAAGGACACGAGCGGACTGGTGGTTTTTGCCCGTACCCATGTTGCCTTGAAGGCTCTCTCGGAGCAGTTTCGCTCCCATTCCATCGAACGTCGTTACTTGGCGATCGTGCACGGTCGCCCGAAGGCTCAGACCATCGAGACGCGAATTGCTCGCGACGCGGGGGATGGTTTGCGCGGATCGGTCGCGGAGGGCGCAAAGAACAAAAAAGGGGACGAGCTCGGTAGACGGGCCGTTACCCACTTGCACCTTGTGCAAAGCGTAGGCGACGCATCGCTTGTGGCTTGCCGTATCGATACTGGACGCACGCACCAGATTCGAATTCACCTGAGCGAGATTGGACATCCGATCGTAGGCGAGAAGGTGTACGTTCGCGGATTCGAAGGTGCGTTGATTTCCGCTCGACGTACTATGCTTCACGCCGAGCGACTTGGCTTTATTCATCCTCGTTCCGGCGAACAAGTGGTTTGGGTGGAGCCGCCGACTCCAGATTTTCTCAAGTTGTTGGGGGCTCTTTCGCTCAAGCTGTCGTGA
- a CDS encoding RNA recognition motif domain-containing protein, giving the protein MEIYVGNISFDATEGDLQDAFEEFGAISQLKIITDRETGRSRGFAFVTMDDAEQAKAAIEGLNGRDIAGRELSVREATPRAPRSGGGGRGFGGGGGGRGGYGGGGRGGDRRGGGGGYGRGR; this is encoded by the coding sequence ATGGAAATATACGTTGGAAACATCTCCTTCGACGCAACTGAAGGCGACCTGCAAGACGCATTCGAAGAGTTCGGCGCAATCTCGCAGCTGAAGATTATTACTGACCGTGAAACGGGACGTTCGCGTGGCTTTGCATTCGTGACCATGGATGATGCCGAACAGGCAAAAGCGGCAATCGAAGGCCTCAATGGCCGCGATATCGCCGGGCGCGAACTCTCGGTTCGCGAAGCAACCCCTCGCGCTCCCCGTAGTGGCGGTGGTGGCCGTGGTTTCGGCGGCGGCGGCGGCGGCCGCGGTGGTTATGGTGGCGGAGGTCGCGGTGGCGATCGTCGCGGCGGTGGCGGCGGATACGGTCGTGGACGCTAA
- a CDS encoding ArsR/SmtB family transcription factor — MLEEIMPTEKEIASLMRAVGTLKAMANPKRLAILCRLGEGEVSVGNLSVEVELSQSALSQHLAKLRELSLVATRRDQQTIYYRLDSPEIATLIGTLRKLYCD; from the coding sequence ATGCTCGAAGAAATCATGCCGACCGAAAAAGAAATAGCGTCACTGATGCGGGCAGTAGGCACGCTTAAGGCCATGGCCAATCCAAAGCGCCTCGCGATCCTTTGCCGGCTAGGCGAAGGAGAGGTCAGCGTTGGCAACCTGAGCGTCGAAGTCGAATTGAGCCAGTCCGCCCTCTCCCAACACCTGGCCAAGCTAAGGGAGCTCAGTCTGGTGGCGACTCGCCGAGACCAGCAAACCATCTACTACCGCCTCGATTCGCCGGAAATCGCCACCCTCATCGGCACCCTGCGCAAGCTTTACTGCGACTGA
- a CDS encoding YgaP family membrane protein — protein sequence MNIDRIVFAFAGTMILAGVALGVWVNQFWFILPAFVGLNMFQAAFTRICPLAFMLKKMGMKSGCAFE from the coding sequence ATGAATATTGATCGTATCGTTTTCGCATTTGCAGGCACGATGATCCTGGCCGGGGTCGCGTTGGGCGTTTGGGTAAACCAGTTCTGGTTCATTCTTCCTGCGTTCGTCGGCCTCAACATGTTTCAAGCGGCCTTCACGCGCATCTGCCCTTTGGCATTCATGCTCAAGAAGATGGGCATGAAGAGTGGTTGCGCCTTCGAGTAG
- a CDS encoding DUF6132 family protein produces the protein MLRYLLPIGLGLLLGAVLGYFGQCSSGACPLTATWWRGALYGGDDRFGLRFGKPERLENDEA, from the coding sequence ATGTTGCGCTATCTCCTGCCGATAGGACTGGGACTGCTGCTAGGGGCGGTTCTGGGATATTTTGGCCAATGCAGTTCGGGGGCTTGTCCGCTGACCGCGACATGGTGGCGTGGCGCGCTTTACGGGGGGGACGATCGGTTTGGTTTACGCTTTGGGAAGCCCGAGCGCTTAGAGAATGATGAAGCTTAA
- a CDS encoding TolC family protein, producing the protein MMKLKRMNMTMVGMAFLVASTGLPQTQPWTLQAAIETALQNSPDAQVAQSRIAGAEAMLEEARSYGMPQLSVKSSYMQTDSPMMAFGSILNQRAFDFGLDFNNPGRIDNLNASAVVGLNLYAGGQVAAGKKAAEAGLSAATFDDEAARQALVAQTVKAYLDIRKASEAVEAVRAGVKAYEAAVSNAQLRYDAGQVLKSDLLSLEVQLAQTKEQLAQARHFKRLAERGFAFVLGLPADGSEVVLSLDDSGVNRILEPDTYDYSGRPELQALREREKAASAMRSLAAGGGRPKVMGFASYQYDQGWETEKGADSWLAGVAVNIDIFDGGRTASKVKQAEAQLAALRQYIRKAELGIGLEVEQARLAVELAKERVAVTELSLAQAEESASLSRSRFEAGALLTAELIGVEGRLMEARMRRAIALADLKIAIAQLRKAVGLFPIQN; encoded by the coding sequence ATGATGAAGCTTAAGAGAATGAACATGACGATGGTCGGCATGGCCTTTTTAGTCGCGAGCACGGGCCTGCCTCAGACCCAGCCGTGGACGTTGCAGGCCGCCATAGAAACGGCTTTGCAAAACAGCCCGGACGCCCAGGTTGCCCAGTCGCGCATTGCTGGGGCGGAAGCGATGTTGGAGGAGGCTCGGTCTTACGGGATGCCTCAGCTGTCGGTGAAGAGCAGTTACATGCAGACGGACAGCCCAATGATGGCATTCGGTTCCATTTTGAACCAGCGCGCCTTTGATTTTGGCCTCGACTTCAATAATCCGGGCAGGATCGATAATCTCAACGCGAGCGCCGTAGTGGGCCTTAATCTTTACGCGGGCGGCCAGGTTGCCGCTGGCAAAAAAGCTGCCGAAGCTGGGTTGAGCGCGGCGACCTTTGACGATGAGGCTGCACGGCAGGCGCTCGTCGCCCAAACGGTCAAAGCTTATCTGGATATTCGAAAAGCGTCGGAAGCTGTTGAGGCGGTACGAGCGGGAGTGAAGGCTTACGAGGCCGCTGTATCCAATGCGCAACTGCGTTATGATGCGGGACAGGTTTTGAAGTCCGACTTGCTGAGTTTAGAGGTGCAACTTGCTCAGACCAAGGAGCAGCTTGCACAGGCGCGTCACTTCAAGCGTCTAGCAGAGCGCGGTTTCGCTTTCGTGCTCGGTCTGCCGGCAGATGGAAGCGAGGTTGTTTTGTCGTTGGATGATAGCGGCGTGAACCGTATCCTGGAACCTGATACGTACGACTATTCAGGGCGCCCTGAGCTGCAAGCGCTGCGCGAGCGAGAAAAGGCTGCCTCAGCAATGCGTTCTTTGGCAGCGGGGGGAGGCAGGCCAAAAGTCATGGGCTTCGCGAGCTACCAGTACGATCAAGGCTGGGAGACGGAGAAAGGGGCAGATTCCTGGTTGGCTGGGGTTGCGGTAAACATCGATATCTTCGATGGCGGTAGGACGGCGTCCAAGGTGAAGCAAGCGGAAGCCCAGTTGGCCGCGCTGCGGCAATACATCCGTAAAGCCGAACTCGGTATCGGACTAGAAGTCGAACAGGCTCGACTCGCTGTAGAGTTGGCCAAGGAGCGCGTCGCGGTCACGGAGCTGTCGCTTGCTCAAGCTGAGGAAAGCGCCTCGCTCAGCCGCTCTCGTTTCGAGGCGGGGGCCTTGCTCACTGCCGAGCTGATCGGAGTGGAAGGGAGATTGATGGAGGCGCGCATGCGGCGAGCGATTGCCTTGGCCGATTTGAAGATAGCGATTGCCCAGTTGCGCAAAGCAGTAGGGCTATTTCCGATACAGAACTGA
- a CDS encoding efflux RND transporter periplasmic adaptor subunit, whose product MKTNLDKGFLLSVGALVLLGMGACSKRAGEASVETPPALPAALVELAVADGVELPGRVAITGVVRASERAVIAPKVMGTIRSIPVDLGQNVRAGDLLVRIEAAEISAKVLQAQAQLTQSKRDLERERSLLEKGASTSETVKNLTDRVTIANAVLQEAEVMLGYTELRAPFDGSVSRIYSDEGSLSAPGMPLLEVQGDAGYEVEASIPESLAGRLELGAYYSVSLPASEGQLQAVLKEVSSGFDISSRTVTARFSLPGGVSARSGQFAKLVVLGPSKRVVTVPESAVSRVGQMERVFVAHEGAAQLRLVKTGARLDGDIEVLGGLDAGERVVVGGESALREGQALIVKR is encoded by the coding sequence ATGAAGACGAATTTGGATAAAGGATTTTTATTGAGCGTGGGAGCATTGGTTCTCTTGGGAATGGGAGCTTGCTCGAAGCGCGCAGGCGAAGCGTCGGTCGAAACGCCTCCTGCATTGCCTGCCGCTCTCGTCGAGCTGGCTGTCGCGGATGGCGTGGAATTGCCTGGTCGAGTTGCGATTACCGGTGTGGTTCGGGCTAGCGAGCGGGCTGTAATCGCTCCTAAAGTTATGGGAACGATACGTTCGATTCCTGTCGATCTTGGACAGAATGTAAGGGCGGGCGACCTTTTGGTGAGAATAGAAGCAGCAGAAATTTCGGCGAAGGTCCTGCAGGCACAGGCGCAATTGACCCAATCCAAGCGAGATCTAGAGCGAGAGCGTTCGCTCTTGGAAAAAGGTGCCAGCACGTCGGAGACGGTTAAGAACCTGACAGATCGCGTTACCATCGCGAATGCGGTGCTGCAAGAGGCCGAGGTGATGCTCGGTTACACTGAGTTGAGGGCGCCCTTCGACGGATCGGTGTCGCGCATCTACTCGGACGAAGGAAGTCTTTCGGCTCCTGGCATGCCCTTGCTTGAGGTTCAGGGAGACGCGGGGTACGAAGTGGAGGCATCGATTCCCGAGTCTCTCGCTGGCCGATTGGAACTAGGCGCGTACTATTCCGTGAGCCTACCCGCCAGCGAAGGGCAGCTCCAGGCCGTACTCAAGGAGGTTTCCTCGGGATTCGATATTTCGAGTCGCACAGTGACGGCTCGCTTTTCTTTGCCCGGCGGTGTATCCGCCCGCTCAGGACAGTTTGCGAAGCTCGTCGTTTTGGGCCCTTCTAAACGGGTTGTAACGGTACCTGAATCAGCTGTTTCACGTGTGGGCCAGATGGAGCGTGTATTCGTAGCGCACGAGGGCGCCGCTCAGCTGCGTCTCGTCAAGACCGGCGCTCGACTCGATGGCGATATCGAGGTTTTAGGCGGACTTGACGCTGGTGAACGTGTTGTCGTTGGCGGCGAGTCTGCTTTGAGAGAGGGGCAAGCCCTCATCGTGAAACGCTAG